A window of the Gordonia humi genome harbors these coding sequences:
- a CDS encoding DUF3117 domain-containing protein: protein MAAMKPRMGDGPMEAVKEGRGIVVRIPIDGGGRLVVELNDEEAGALGEALREVIA, encoded by the coding sequence ATGGCGGCGATGAAGCCACGGATGGGCGACGGCCCGATGGAAGCGGTCAAGGAAGGTCGTGGGATCGTCGTACGCATTCCGATCGACGGCGGCGGACGACTCGTCGTCGAACTGAACGACGAAGAGGCCGGCGCCCTCGGCGAGGCTCTCCGCGAGGTCATTGCCTGA
- a CDS encoding putative RNA methyltransferase, producing MSGRPADLFAAAHLICPICSGELLLTDRVLGCTTGHRFDLARQGYVSLLSGRGTAHRSDTADMVTARTRVFADGLYSPLQDAVARACIDPAPGIVVDAAGGTGAYLAAALGGSERIGVSLDLSKACARAAARVHPRAISVVADLWSAIPIADGVAARVLSVFAPRNPAETARVLAPGGAWVIVTPNPGHLAEIVEPMGMLRVGEGKSDRLEADLRADFVVEQTSVVTARRELSASRLADVAGMGPAGFHRTRDELAAAARALAGDGSVAATLDVTLTVARRR from the coding sequence CTGAGCGGCCGACCGGCGGATCTGTTCGCCGCCGCCCATCTGATCTGCCCGATCTGCTCGGGCGAGCTGCTGCTCACCGACCGAGTGCTCGGCTGCACGACCGGTCACCGCTTCGATCTCGCCCGCCAGGGCTACGTGTCGCTGCTGAGCGGCAGGGGCACCGCCCATCGCTCCGACACCGCGGACATGGTGACCGCTCGCACACGAGTCTTCGCCGACGGTCTGTACTCCCCGCTGCAGGACGCGGTGGCGCGGGCCTGCATCGACCCCGCGCCGGGGATCGTCGTGGACGCGGCGGGCGGTACCGGGGCCTACCTCGCCGCCGCACTCGGCGGCTCCGAGCGGATCGGGGTGAGTCTGGACCTGTCGAAGGCGTGTGCGCGTGCCGCGGCCCGAGTCCATCCGCGTGCGATATCGGTGGTCGCCGACCTGTGGTCGGCGATACCGATCGCCGACGGCGTCGCCGCACGCGTCCTGTCGGTGTTCGCCCCGCGCAATCCCGCCGAGACCGCTCGCGTCCTCGCGCCGGGCGGAGCCTGGGTGATCGTCACCCCGAATCCCGGCCACCTCGCGGAGATCGTCGAACCGATGGGCATGCTGCGCGTGGGCGAGGGCAAGTCGGACCGGCTCGAGGCGGATCTGCGCGCCGACTTCGTCGTCGAACAGACCAGCGTCGTCACGGCTCGGCGCGAGTTGTCCGCCTCTCGTCTGGCCGACGTCGCGGGCATGGGGCCCGCCGGATTCCACCGCACTCGAGACGAACTCGCCGCCGCCGCCCGCGCACTGGCGGGCGACGGATCGGTGGCCGCGACGCTCGATGTGACGCTCACCGTCGCGCGGCGTCGATGA
- the glgC gene encoding glucose-1-phosphate adenylyltransferase — MRTKPHVLGIVLAGGEGKRLYPLTMDRAKPAVPFGGSYRLIDFVLSNLVNGGYERICVLTQYKSHSLDRHISQHWWVSGFHGEYITPVPAQQRLGPRWYTGSADAIFQSMNLIDDEKPDYIVVFGADHVYRMDPSQMVAEHIASGADVTVAGIRVPRKEAFAFGCIDSDDENRITAFVEKPSDPPGTPGDPDVTYASMGNYVFTADRLVDALKADAADPDSDHDMGGDIIPAFVASGGAYVYDFNDNAIPGETPRDKGYWRDVGTIDSFYDAHMDLVSENPVFNLYNQSWPIRGATSLLPPAKFVKGGSANDSMVGQGCIVSGATVHNSVLSNDVVIDEGAVVQGSVLMPGVRIGRNAVVRNAILDKNVTVADDGQIGVDLTHDRELFQVSAGGVVCVGKNVAVE, encoded by the coding sequence GTGAGAACAAAACCGCACGTGCTCGGAATCGTCCTCGCCGGTGGGGAGGGCAAGCGGCTCTACCCGCTCACGATGGATCGGGCCAAGCCTGCGGTGCCGTTCGGCGGGTCGTACCGGCTGATCGACTTCGTGCTGTCGAACCTGGTCAACGGTGGTTACGAGCGTATCTGCGTGCTCACCCAGTACAAGTCGCACTCGCTGGACCGGCACATCTCGCAGCACTGGTGGGTGTCCGGCTTTCACGGCGAGTACATCACGCCCGTCCCCGCGCAGCAGCGTCTCGGACCGCGGTGGTACACCGGCAGCGCCGACGCGATCTTCCAGTCGATGAATCTGATCGACGACGAGAAGCCCGATTACATCGTCGTCTTCGGCGCCGACCACGTGTACCGGATGGACCCGTCGCAGATGGTCGCCGAGCACATCGCGTCCGGGGCGGACGTCACGGTCGCGGGCATCCGAGTTCCGCGTAAGGAGGCGTTCGCGTTCGGCTGCATCGACTCCGACGACGAGAACCGCATCACCGCGTTCGTGGAGAAGCCGAGCGACCCGCCCGGCACCCCCGGTGATCCCGATGTGACGTATGCGTCGATGGGCAATTACGTGTTCACCGCCGACAGACTCGTCGACGCGCTCAAAGCCGATGCGGCCGATCCGGACTCCGATCACGACATGGGCGGCGACATCATCCCGGCATTCGTCGCCTCCGGCGGAGCGTACGTGTACGACTTCAACGACAACGCCATCCCGGGAGAGACTCCACGGGACAAGGGATACTGGCGCGACGTCGGCACCATCGACTCCTTCTACGACGCGCACATGGACCTGGTCTCGGAGAACCCGGTGTTCAACCTCTACAACCAGAGCTGGCCGATCCGCGGCGCGACCAGCCTGCTGCCGCCGGCGAAGTTCGTCAAGGGCGGTTCGGCGAACGACTCCATGGTGGGGCAGGGCTGCATCGTCTCCGGAGCCACCGTGCACAACTCGGTGCTCTCGAACGACGTCGTCATCGACGAGGGCGCCGTGGTGCAGGGCAGCGTGTTGATGCCGGGGGTGCGGATCGGCCGCAACGCCGTGGTCCGCAACGCGATCCTCGACAAGAACGTCACCGTCGCCGACGACGGTCAGATCGGCGTCGACCTCACCCACGACCGCGAACTCTTCCAGGTCAGCGCCGGCGGCGTGGTGTGCGTGGGCAAGAACGTTGCGGTGGAGTAG
- a CDS encoding DivIVA domain-containing protein, producing MAIIGLYVIGVAVLVALIFAIVWFVFGRGEDLPPVGRDTTLTRLPRAGISGDDVRGLVFAQTLRGYKAVEVDWALEKLAREIDELRDVVQELSGRDVADTGTMPTVQVRNIDE from the coding sequence GTGGCGATCATCGGACTGTATGTGATCGGCGTGGCCGTACTGGTCGCGCTGATCTTCGCGATCGTGTGGTTCGTCTTCGGCCGCGGCGAAGATCTGCCGCCCGTCGGCCGCGACACCACACTGACCAGACTGCCGCGCGCCGGCATCAGTGGCGACGACGTCCGCGGACTCGTGTTCGCGCAGACCCTCCGTGGCTACAAGGCCGTCGAGGTCGACTGGGCGCTGGAGAAGCTGGCCCGCGAGATCGACGAACTGCGCGACGTGGTCCAAGAACTGTCCGGTCGCGACGTCGCCGACACCGGAACCATGCCGACCGTCCAGGTTCGCAATATTGACGAATGA